CCGTGACGGCCACGCCGGCACAGGCCGCTACGCAGGCTGCCGACGCGGGATGCGTGACCGGCGCGAAGCTGGTCCCGACCTGTGGCGTTCTGTGGGGCGGTGCCGCCGGTGGCTTCACCAGCGCGCCCCGGGACGCGGCGCTGAAGACCTGGGAGAAGGCGAGCGGCCGGACCGCCAGCATCTTCCACCAGTACCACAAGGGCAACGAGCCGTTCCCGACCAAGGCCGAGATCGCCATGACCCAGGACGCCGCGAACCCGCGGGTGCTGCTGGAGAACTGGAAGATCGCGTACGGCACCACCTGGGCCGCCGTGGCCAAGGGGCAGCAGGACAAGCGCATCGACGCCTTCGCGGCGCGTGCCAAGGCGTACGGGAAGAAGTTCTTCCTGGTCCTGAACCACGAGCCGGAGAACGACGTCGTGGCGCGGGCCGGCTCGGGCATGGAGGCCAAGGACTTCGCGGCCATGTACCGGCACACCATCCTGCGGCTGCGCGCCCAGGGCGTCACCAACGTGACCAACGTGGTGGCCTACATGGGCAACGAGAAGTGGATGGCGCAGTCGTGGTGGAAGGACCTGTACCCCGGCGACGACGTCGTCGACTGGGTCGGCCTGGACTCCTACGTCTCCGTGGAGAAGGGCTACTACCACTTCGGTGACTTCTCGTCGCTGCTCGACCGCAAGGCCAAGGGTGGCGCGCAGGGCTGGTACGACTGGGCCACCACCAAGCACGCCGGCAAGCCCGTCATGATCGCCGAGTGGGGCGCCTACCACCGCGTGGGCAAGAAGGCCGACAAGTCCTTCGTCTACAACAGCGTCATCGAGCAGCTGAAGAAGCGTCCCGCCATCAAGGCGATCGTGCACTTCGACACCAAGCACGACGACGAGGGCGACCGCGACATCAGCATCGACAGCAGCGCGTCCTCGCTGGCCGCGTTCAAGAAGCTGGCCGCCAACCCGATCTTCAACGTCAAGATCGGCTGAACTTCACCCACCCCCTGAGAAAGCGCCGTCCGGGTCCCCGCCCGGGCGGCGCTTTCGCTTTGTCTCAGGGCCGGTCGCCGGCCTTGCCGACCACCGCCTTGGCCAGGACCGCGCTCATCCCGATCACCATGCCGGCCCTGCCCTGCTCGGTGTCCTCGATCAGATAGGTCCGCTCGCCCAGGTACTCGTGGGTCGCCGCGTCGAAGATCCATTCACGGCGGGTCATGCCGTTGCCGGCGACCCGGGCCACCGCCACCCCGTGCCGTCCGGCCGCGTCCTCGGCGTCCGGCAGCAGCTCCACCCCGGGGATCCTCGCGGCCGCGCCGTACAGCGCCGCCACCACCTTCGGCCGCAGCACCGTCGCGTTCTCCTCCAGGTAGTCACCGATCAGCGTGAACGCCTCGGCGTCGACCTGGTTGTCCGACTTGCGCGCCTCGGCGTACACCTTCGCCAGCATCGCGTCCGCGGTCTCCGGCAGGCCCGGATCGATGTCGATCGTCCGATAGGGCCCGAGATCCCGCGACTTGCCGCCGTCGCGCAGCAGCCCGTGCCCGCCGACGACCAGCGGGATCCAGATCTCCCGGTCGCTCGGCTCCGGCATCGTCGCCCGATCCTTGCCGTCGATCGCCAGGTAGGCGGTCCGGCTCCGGACGTACAGATATCCGCCCGCCGCTTCCGGCCGGCCTCCGGCCGCCACCGCTGCCTGACCGAGAAAGCTCACGGCAGCGTCGTGGTCACCGTTACTGATCTTGACGTACGGCGGAGCCGGCGCCCGATGCCAGGGGACCACCGTCATCCCCACCGCCAGGGTGACGGCGAGCACCCCGGCGGCCGGGATCAGCATCCGCCAGGGGCGACGCCGGGCGGCAGGCTCCTCGATCGCGTTCAGCAGCCGTGCCTTGAGCACCCGTTTCCGCTCCTCGGCCAGCTCCGGCCCGGCGGGCGGCGTCATCAGGTCGTCCATCAGTACTCCTCCCCGGTGAGAACGAGCCGTGCCGAGGGCCGGTGCAGCTCCGCCTCGGCCAGCGCGCGGAGCCTGGTGCGAGCGCGGGACAGCCGGGACCGGACCGTGCCGATCGGGATGCCGAGCGCCTCGGCCGCGGCGGCGTAGTCCACCTGCTGCCAGACGCAGAGCAGGAACACCTCACGATCCGCCCGGCGCAGCGCCCGCAGCGCCGCGGTCGCCGCGGCGAGCTGTGCGGAATCGTGCAACCGGCCGACCACCTCGTCGGCGAAGTCCGGCACCGCGTCGCCGGGCGGCAGCCGGGACAGCGCCGCCCGGTGCCGGCGGGCCGCCCGCCGGCGGTTGCGCAGCACGTTGGTGGCGATGCCGAGCAGCCACGGGCGCAGGCTCTCGCCGTCCGGCCGCAGCGTCTCCCGGATCCGCCAGGCCTCCAGGAAGGTCAGCGACACCACGTCCTCGGCGTTCGCCGGGCCGCCGTCCATCCAGGCCGCGTGCCGGTACACCGCCGGGGCGTGCTCGTCGAACAGGTCCGCGAAGGCGGTCGCGTCCCCGGCCCGGATCCGGGCGCGCATCGTTGCTGTCACACCCATACCTGTCCGCGGGCGGCGTCGAGTTCCCGACGATCTTCCGGTACTCAGGGCAGGCCCGGCATCGGCGGTCCGGCCGTGTCCGCCTGGTGCTCCACCTGTTCGTCCGCCGAGTTCACGCGGATGGTCGCTGTCAGGTCACCGGCGGGCCGGGGCCGGCTGGCGCCATGCGCCGTGTCGTCGAGCTTGACCACCGCACCGCCGCGTTCCGTCGCCGTGGCGGCCGTCCCGGAGACGGGACAGCCCCTGAACCGGCCGG
Above is a genomic segment from Actinoplanes ianthinogenes containing:
- a CDS encoding glycoside hydrolase family 26 protein, which encodes MRSTLRKTVLTLTALAAGVTGAVTATPAQAATQAADAGCVTGAKLVPTCGVLWGGAAGGFTSAPRDAALKTWEKASGRTASIFHQYHKGNEPFPTKAEIAMTQDAANPRVLLENWKIAYGTTWAAVAKGQQDKRIDAFAARAKAYGKKFFLVLNHEPENDVVARAGSGMEAKDFAAMYRHTILRLRAQGVTNVTNVVAYMGNEKWMAQSWWKDLYPGDDVVDWVGLDSYVSVEKGYYHFGDFSSLLDRKAKGGAQGWYDWATTKHAGKPVMIAEWGAYHRVGKKADKSFVYNSVIEQLKKRPAIKAIVHFDTKHDDEGDRDISIDSSASSLAAFKKLAANPIFNVKIG
- a CDS encoding RNA polymerase sigma factor yields the protein MTATMRARIRAGDATAFADLFDEHAPAVYRHAAWMDGGPANAEDVVSLTFLEAWRIRETLRPDGESLRPWLLGIATNVLRNRRRAARRHRAALSRLPPGDAVPDFADEVVGRLHDSAQLAAATAALRALRRADREVFLLCVWQQVDYAAAAEALGIPIGTVRSRLSRARTRLRALAEAELHRPSARLVLTGEEY
- a CDS encoding CU044_5270 family protein; this encodes MDDLMTPPAGPELAEERKRVLKARLLNAIEEPAARRRPWRMLIPAAGVLAVTLAVGMTVVPWHRAPAPPYVKISNGDHDAAVSFLGQAAVAAGGRPEAAGGYLYVRSRTAYLAIDGKDRATMPEPSDREIWIPLVVGGHGLLRDGGKSRDLGPYRTIDIDPGLPETADAMLAKVYAEARKSDNQVDAEAFTLIGDYLEENATVLRPKVVAALYGAAARIPGVELLPDAEDAAGRHGVAVARVAGNGMTRREWIFDAATHEYLGERTYLIEDTEQGRAGMVIGMSAVLAKAVVGKAGDRP